aaattatttagttCACAACCACAACGAAATGTATTCAAGTCATAATTCGACTTAAAAACAAGTTGTATAACGaaaaattatctttttctcatataagtcaattatctggatatttgtatatgctaactagaagcaagaaaataagatgagaatatgtactatgtattttattgaatacagtgaagtaaagtatAACGtcttaaaagatttatggaaaagatgcatatttactttttcttctttgcttatcttACTTTTCGTCATTACACCATCTACACAGCAGCACAATCTCAAgctcgtacctcaattttttgctacATAACGAAGCAAAAAATCAACCAAGTGACAACTCATACCTCGGAAaacttgtaaattaattcactCATAGATCAAGGTACCACTATATCTTGATTCTCTTGCTCTCGAGAGAAATGTGGGGCGTCTCTCTCCTCTTACTGGCACCCATCAAAGCCACTTCTGTGGAACTCTGTAATTCTTGGACTGACTACTTTCCTTCCACAGTACTAATCAGAGTAAGGATTCTCTTCCTCCTActgttataccaaaacaattcCTTCCTTTAAGGGGTGGGTCTATCTCTCCCTGAACAGTTAAACCCTAGCCTTCCTCTCCttgcatttctttcctttttcctgaGTTCTTCAGGACTAGCCTAGAAGAAGGTATTAAGACTGTCTATCCTACTTGACCTTGCATTTATATAAAAAGTTACAATTTGAAATTCATTACTGTTTCATAAAGACACCCACATTCTTCTACATTCATATATTCATCTTCCACAAAGTCAGTGTAAATCGTCTAATAAATTCAAAATCATTTCTGAAAATACAGACAAAAATGCCACCTTACAGTAAATTTCTCATACAGTAAAGCTAAGGCACAGTTCTGAgcatgaaaataactttttgatAATGGCATGTCTCAAAAATCAAAGTGCAAAGGAAATAGTAAATTTCATAACCATTTTACTCAAATACTaataacttccttaaaaggaaaattaacagTGATAGAGTTTAGAGCCTCAGTAAAACAGTGAAACATAGGCATGAAAATAATTAGATTTCATGGGACAGAACTACACATGAACAATtaggaataaaataaacaaagtgttGAATATATGATAACATATTTCTCAATTTAATTATCTACAAAGCTACAAAAGATCATCACCTGTTAACTTGTCTTTTACATCCTCTTCTTCACTTCCACTATCAGTTTCCATGGGTTTACTTGTACTTGATTCCCCAAGGGTAAACTGTCTAATGCTCTGGATACGTGACAATATATCACTATCTCCACCTGATTCATTGGCATCTTCATTTTCGTCTTCATCTCTgtcttcctcctccatttttatttcttcatctgGACCACCAACTGAACTGCTTACCTCCTCATCTGATTCATTTGGAACTTCAAATTTAAATCTATTTTCAGTGCGAATCTTCTCCTTAGCCAAATGTCTTGAGTAAGTTATATCTGAGGATAAATTTTTGGTGTAGCCATCAGCTTTAACTAAAGCTTTTCTTTTTTCCAAGTCCTCATCTACCAATCTCTGAACCATTTCTGCAAAACCTTTGGCTATTTGGAATGCATTTTTTATGCACATCATGATGTCCTTCCGGTCTAATAATACACGTCCAGGGAAAACCAAGGATGTAATTTCACCATGGGGATTAAGACCAACAACCAGCTTTCCTGACATGACCTGTAATTACAGCAAAATTTCAAGAAAGATTAATAACCTTTGATACAGGGTCAGTTACTAAACCACTACACATAAAAGGGAATACAAGcagaaagtgaaataaaaatatatatactaaataatgaaCACCGCATTACAAgcaatgaaaatgacaaatttttaatcaatttgtatttttcatagctaacaaacctgaggtcttaacagtaagATAAATTTTTTGCCGCCacctgaaaaccagtaaagacatcaggtttgttagttatgaaaaatacaattgatttaaaaattagtcatttgttcatatacataacagacccttggtcttaacattaggatagccTTACAATTGGTGGGAGGTAATTACTATTAATCAGCTTGCCACCTTTGATcaaaattgcaaataaaacaaTTCTATGAAAACTGACCTCTATTTCAGAATCCACATAAAAGAATTCTAAGAAAACTGACCTCTATTTCAGAATccaagatatatatgaatatcataaatTCATACTTCTGGGTTTCTATACATCATAGTTCATTAGATCTACGTAGGATAAGAAGCTATTTGTTCTAATAACAAACCAACATACGCATCTactcatgtaggtttgttatcattcctctctccCCTTGCTGAAGAGAGGAATGTTTTTGCTACTGATTGGTATCTTACATTAATGATCACTCTAACAGCATGACAACTTTACTCACCTGTATCCAGTCCATTCCAGCTTATGACAGTACTTTCTTCTTACTGGCCATAGGTaaaggaggataaaaaaaaattgaaaagaaaagagacCAGTTGTCTTATTCATTTAACTTTCATACCCTCATCTTAAACAAGATACAAACTGACCCACCAGgagcactggatgagctacacaacttgttgagcagccaccaccagacccaaggaagaagtgtccaaggacctatgggcaacatCCTTCAAGTCAAAGGAAGTGAAAATGGTTTGTTGTAATATTGAACCAGCTCTCAATATTCCATGAATAGACATACTATTCTTTTTAAATGCTAAAGAAGAGCTCAGACTGCTCTTGCCCTCACAATATATTACCCAACTCTCTTGATTCTGTCGAACAGACATTACATTGgaacccccgtatttgcgttctccagattcgcggacatacacattcgcagatttctctctggaacgtttccccgcattattcacggaaaatttccctattcgcagtatttttctatgagaaatatccacaaattcctgggttttttataaatttcatcataaaatgcactttttgtgataaaactattaaaaaaaccaggtgtaAAACTTTTTAGTTGGTTCTTTTTGAGTTTTAACTACCAAAATAGgagattttaagcatttttatagggtttccaactattcgcaggttctaactattcacgtgtgtgtctggtacacatcccccacaaatacagggggaccactgtactgatCGTTTCTCTTCACCAAAAGGGTCACAGGTTACCGATGGGTAAGTGGGTGGTCCCACATAACtcatgaccaagcacagatgaCAATAGTCCTAGGCATACACAATTTTGTTaactttaccagtttccagctggagTTAGAAGATTTTTTCTAATGTTAAGAAAgagggtttgtttcgtatatgaacaaatatattttggtAGCTAAcaaatatgaacaaatatatattggtatgctaacaaatattaataaaaacaagttGAATGAAACAGATATAAAATTTTCCCAAAACttcattaagggggccggccagaacccctatatatggtggtatagggcgaaaaatgcagtcatgaaaaaattcatggagcttcatatggcaattgagaatacgtatacaaaatatttcgtcaaaattcctcttactttcgtagttgcagggtaattagttaacgtaactcaataagcctaaaacattgatccgtataagaaaatgcaatatttcttctattattgtaaattttgataattattgtcaaagaaattgggagaaatggcatctgtagaaaTTCCCCGAgttgagaaggagacttcaggctcagctaccaagtccagtcctcatttagtgcgatcacagacttcaagtagtctacacgttccatttcacctctgacattcgcctgcctttacgtatgtttatgtatgtttcggcaagaatttcgtcatgccaatgaggaaaagacaaagaaaacatctcgctaacatacagacgaagaaaaatcgctcaagtattattacagaatattataatatatgcgtacttagtgaagagagaggggagggttgcgaaGTAGGGGTTGCTTAGTAAcacccccgtcttgcttgacagcacacgtcacactgtgcccaaggctacgatcttgattgcaaagagatcttcatttatgataaataacaaagttttggttttttaatacccaaaatggaatatgaaattcataataatcatgatttattaaattgtcctTGTAAAAAAAGAGACACctttgagtttcacctcttgacattctcttgcatttacgttttgtttgtttaccttgtttcgggcaagaatttcatcatgccaaagaggaaaaatacaaggaaaacatctcgctaacatacagaagaagaaaattcgctgtaataagccaatTTAGTGAAGGGGaaagagagaattgcgtaggaaggagtgccccatcttgcctcaagcagtgccccaggctgcgatatatgagcaaagggatcatcatttatgattaaattatgataaataaaatagttttggtttattaatacacaagaaagaaatatacattcataataatcattatttattaacattgtcattatagaaatacgaaggaaaactttgaacccccgtatctcaaaactatacttattgatcttcaaaatctatcttctcacttagttttaaagctataacattgcaatttggtatataactcagaaagacattatagaacaatcaaatagagcccttttttctaatttttgtttcgttttttttttataaacactcctgatttatagggtttatttttttaccatattgaaaaaatcatatctagcaaaaaaatgacttttagaaaaaaaaaactccattcgattggaggtctacatcaggtctatactatttggtagtaatcccaggtcttaatattaaatatcaagggaagagatagaatttgaaaaattgttattttcgggataaatcgccctggcgtcacaaaaccaaaggtcagaggcgaaaatcatatgcggtttggagatgtcccaagtcaccttattaagtggttggaatatcaaagtcctgtccttaaaaaagggcatcagccggccggcccccttaaaatcCATAAAACAGATGTATATctgaagtaaaataatttttgctTCAGTAATAATCCACTAActctatattagtatatgtacatatatggtaaACCAAACAATAATATTGAAAGCAGAGAGGAAATAAACAATTCAGTGCAATAATTACAGCATGTACAGTGCGTCCTTGACTTACACCAGGGAATCCATTCCAGTGCTGCGCTGTATGTCCATTTTTTGCTGTTATCAGCACTTTAACAGTGCTTGTGGCACCATAACTAGAGTTTTACCACTGCAACTTGATGTTGCTTCAAGTTACATTGCCACAAGCACCGTTAACTTGATGCGTATTCTTGCTTACCAGCGCTGAAAAAGCACCATAAGATTGAATCACCACCTATCAGTGGCACCCAAAGTCGAGGACATAATGTATCATGTTTTGGCAATTATATAAAATAGCTAAACCGGAGAGAGATATAAGGCATGTACTATGTACTACTGAATcaagcagaaacatgggctctgataattgtttgtttgtttgtttgtatggtgtttttacattgcatggaaccagtggttaatggGCTCTGATAAGGAACTATTATCGCCAATAAACTGTTCACCAAAACCAACCAATTATCATCCCTAACTCTCATACAAGACTGAGATGAATTATATTAGATCTTACTTAAAACACTGCAAGTCCTCACAAATTTAATGTAATTGACTAATATAAAgatttgaagattttggaaaaatTTCTTTCAAAGATTGCTTCCGATATTTTAATAAGTTGTTGAAAGTGGACAATCAGTAAGGATATGCTTCACTGTAGTGTTCCTCTACATTACGAGACTGGTTCATGTAGGTTATTCATCATATACCCATAGGTCAGAGGATTGCAATCACTTTAATGACAGAAtactattacaggcagtccccgggttacgacgggggttccgttcttgagacgcgtcgtaagccgaaaatcatcgtaagccagaacatcgtaaaaaatcctaagaaaaccttacttttaatactttgggtgcattgaaaactatgtaaactgcattcttattgcattcttcataaaaaaaccttcaaatattgattattttgcatttttgttgtcatatttcatctgccagatcagtgttgtaggtgtcgtaaccctggaaataatttctgatgaatataattgaaaagcgccttaacctaggaacatcgtaagccgaacccatcgtaacccggggactgcctgtattttgtaAGCCTAAATGAGCAAGAATCCACAACTTTACTCAGCTTCATTTAATTTGTGGAATGAAAAGTCACTTTACTGAACACAAGGATTTATAGAACAATAATTTTGAAGGGCTTCTTTATTACTTTAAGTCACTGAAAAATAAGATTTCTGTGGTGCCACACCTTACTAAAAGATTTTGAAAAAGGTTTAACAACAGTCTAAAGCCCATAACTGACAGTCCAAAAATAAAGACATTGACCTCAAGATATGAAGGTACACACCTATACACCAATTTGTACCTACATGCTCCCAAAAATTGATGGCAGGATTTCCTAACAATTCATATCTGTACAGCATGCCAGAGTACAGTGGGAAGATCATACTATGTACAAATGAGGAATTGATGATCTGGTAACAAGAGTCTGGAAAAAGGTCTGAGATCTAAAAGACTGAGATGGTTTAGACAAATGACAGGATAACGAACTTACAACATGTTATACATGTATGTCCAAGTCTCAGTATATAACTTGTCAACTTAGTGTCACTCAACATACAGTACAAACGATTAGTGCACTAATTCCTCTGTGGGCTTAATATGCTTTAACTTGTTGTCAGAAACTTTAATCTAGTATGTTATTTATTCCTCTCTAAAACATACAACAATGAGGCTGTCCTtaccctttcttctttttccgAAGGGTCCAAAAGCATGTGTGTTCTACCATCAATAACAAAAAATGCATAGGTGAGACAAACTGGAACTTTCTTCATATATGTTGGTATTGGTTCTCTTTCCTCTAAGGTGTGTACTGTAACACGACCGTCTTCTTCAACTGACACATCTGGACGATTGAAATGTCTTAAGGCTGCTACAGCAGCGATATTGCATGCATCTCCAAGATTTCCAGCATGATTCAATACCTAGAAAATACAATAACTTTTAGATAAGTAAAGACAATTTTAAATGCCAACTACAGGTTTATAAAACCAGTAAAGTATTCGAATttctctctatttggtataaaaagtgaaaattctTATATCAAAGCGAAAACCATTTCAACAATttctaaatataagaaaaaagtatTTCTCATAGCACTCGAGTGGAAAGAATTTCAACATAATCTAACTATAAGGTGAAAAAAGTCATGCTAGTTCAATATGAACTACTTCCTACTGAATGAAAATCAACTGTACCTACTTATAAATTTGAGGAAAAGTGTATACAATTTAGTCAACTATGTTTTGTAACTGATCAAGTTTAGGTAATGTGTATTTGATTTTGGTTGGTGCTAGTGAGAATTTATGGTTTGGTTGAAGTTCAAGTACAGCTAATCTAAcaaaaaattttatgataaaattaaaaatttggatacttacctactgttaatgTTAACTTACATCTTTGAACCATTAGCCGTGATAAGCaatcaaattaaacaaaatatcgcTTGGTTAACACGCTAGGATTGTCTCTGTAATAACCTGTTTCCCACTAGGTGGCATTGGCATGTTTACATTCTTGTTGGAATTCTTCATGATTACTCACTAagatgtggggaggctgggtgggttaCCACTGTAACAGTTATACtatcataaaaattttcattatttggaattaatcttacctactgttaaagttaactGACAATCACATTGAATGAGGATTGCGGTTTAGTGCAGCCAGAAAAAGAACCCTTCAGCCAAGAGAACTAAAAGCTTTTTCATGAGGGGAAAAAGCTGCTAAACATTCTTGCCTGTTGTGTGGTCCTTACTGATAAGTACTGTTGCCAGACGTTAGAACCACAGCAGGGTGCAAGGCCCTCATTGCAAGACTTGTTAGAGGATCCTTACACGGAAAAGAGGACTCTCTTGTAGAGGACAGTCAAACCTCTGTTTTTGTATGCCTCTCTTTTCGTACGTTtcggttttcgtagacttttttctacaaaattttgtctcggttatcATACATTTCCAGGACTGAATTGAATGACTccatgaaaaaaaaggagaaaaatgaaaaaaattattgagaCTGGAAATGTCCAATACTGGCCTCTAGTCCCCTCCCTGAAGTCTTGGGAACCagaaaaaacaaaggtaaaacCTTGGTGACTAGCTTAAAATTGGCTGCATGGCCTCGTTATGTAACAACTTTGTGCAAAGAGTGGGGACAGAAGGATATGGAGAAATTAACCAgggtgaagaaagaaaaaaaaaaagttctaagtTTCCTTCCTTGAGATCCATCACTAACCAAGGTTCTTGAAGCTAGACACTTCAAAAACCTTGGACACAGCCTTCTGAGGATCCTTATCACCTACTTGTACGAGTTCAAAACATCAGTTATTGTTACATTAACAATTCTTTCACTGAGAATGTGAGCCTTGATCACTACTGAAGCAAAACTCTAGAGGTTTGGGACATTATTAGTAGGACTTTTATACTGATAAGATTCTATTATCCTTATAGAAGATATCTTAGATGACGGCCTTAAACACTTcggagttcacacacacacacacacacacacacaaaacagctaCTAGGGGTTGAGCTGTACTACTTGATGAAATAAATATGCACACAACTGTTTTTGTTACTTTGCAACTagttgtacaaaagtttggcatggctatgggtaatcccttatcttctatccttagcaatatttacatggaattttttgagacaaaactcttaccaagaattttgccccaaaaagttatatggtttaggtatgtggatgatattttctttatttggccagttcacgaaaatctccaggaattccttagtaatctcaataatttagtcccttctataaaatttactgtagaggaagaaagaaattgtaatttgaatttcttgatgtaactgtccagagaaattatagaaatttcaccttttcagtctttcgaaaatcaattaacattgcctcttttgtttattactactccaatcaccatcaaaatgttaaattctgttttttctggaatgttcctaagggctttatgtgtctgtagcctgcagtttattgacgctgaaattaaaactatttatgatattgcattgaaacttaaatacccaaggacttttgtagatgtggcatggaaaagagctagaaaaacattttattcaactaatgacaaacttgaatttagtaagcataacattccaaaattaccctatgatgaaaggtttttagatattcctagaattttaaagctttttaacataaatgttgttttcagtaatattaatggcaaaagtttagtaatcaaaaattctcctcaagatcttccaggctgcatatatgaaattccttgcaaaaagtgataAAGTCTCTTATGGACAGACCGgtgaatctctttcacaacgtctcaaacagcaccaatattctgtgagaactgggcaaatatcgaatgcattattcgtacatatgagagatttagatcatcctattaactggagtcaagcaagagccttaatcccatgtaatgacacaattaaaggaatatcattgaatcttgtttcatcaagtcaaataatagaaatgttctaaatttaagtattggcttatttaaacttgatgctttcataatgaaaaaagttgtagataaatataagcaacaaaattaatatattcagttttacatgttttggactgtaaagatactttgtcaatttcggttagggtcaaatctgtttaggtatgtgaccgtgtgatatccgataatcctggattatctcttttagtttttatccttttaacaattaaccatctggtattcttgatcttgttgtgtacctgagacctttccctccaattgtatttcattggctccttgacaatgtcttagtaaagacgaaagcgcttggatttcggactatcattttcctgtggtattcgcttatttaatgaagtcacgtgcatctactgtgattttttaaatatatatatatattatacaaatgcatgtatacacatttacatatacagtacagtataaACAATTCCCCCGTATTCACAGGGAATGTATACCAGACAACCCCCTGCAAATACAGTGGGCATCTCATAGTTGTGGATCAGCAGTTGCCAGATCAGTTAGCCaaaggtttttccttggaccacttctcagtctatatcaaGCATATGAATCGCAACATCGCTGATTTGTCCATATTACCTAATGATGTTTATAGGTAGTCCAAGCCTCAGCTGCAGTGCAATAACCAGCAGATTATCAAGGACTTATTAAAGCAATGTTTCATACTAACAGTTGCTGAAGATTGTAcaacaaatatttctaagtattGCAGATTGTTCTAATAAAATAGTGGATTGTCTAGCTTTATGCAGAATGTAGTTTGAATTGCAAAAAGTTGTAGTCAAAATTATTACAAACACCTACACACGTCATCTGCACAAGGGCACGACATGAATTCTGACCAGAACATAATTTCAACTCCACCTAGTTGGAAACAATTGATTAAAGAACAGAACAGTCCTAACAAGTTAGGCAAGcactattttgtttattttgaatgcaGATCACACTCAATGGCATGAAGAtttaagctaactttaacagtagtgAGATTTATTCCATATAATCAAGTTTGTTACTGTgcaatttaaaatacataaagtGAACCTCACTGGCTATGAGTAAAGGAGTGGGGAACAGACACATAGTAAATTATGATGATAAGTCCACTTTAAAGCTACCTTCACATGacattttgttgatatttatttgtttaatcaaGCTCTTTTTTATAACAGGACTTTTTATAACCAAGTACCTTAAATTGGTTGTTAATATCtaagaaaatatcttataattctCATCTTTCACATAGgtttttaatatttaagaaaatagcTTATAATTCTCATCTTTCACAGAGTGAAGGTGTGAACAATTAAATCAAATTCACTATTAGAATCTTTGGGACTTTAGAGTGCAAAACTAAAGATAATAAAAGATGCCATTATCACCACTTACAGTAACATCAACACGAAACTGCCAAACACTTTCTTCTGCCATGATACACAGGGACTCCACATCAAGACATCTTGACTCTTTAATATTCCTGTCAAGAACTTGCTGTAATTCATCCACAAGGTCAATACCCCTTCCTGCTTCAAAATGTGGAGCTGCCATCGGAGATAGGTGAACAGCTATTGAAATTTTCCCTTCATTAGGACGAGATGGCCTAGGTTCAACGACCTCACATGTTACCTGCAATCATATGGTTATTTTATTGAATAATCTTGaattaaaatatacacaaatattgtcTTTAAATAATACTACACCAAAAGATTGTTCCCCAAAGAGTAAGATATCAGAAGGGTGAtgcaaaacaaataagaaaatgggtgatgcaaaacaaataagaaaatacgaaattagtttaaaaaaataaataattaagagagCCTTGCCATTATTCCAGCCTTGAAATCTTCCTTGACAACAAAATTAAATGTCacttaaaacatacaaaaaaaaaaacaaattatatttctAGTATCCCGTAAGATACACAAAATACTATCTTATTGCTTCAGGTTACAAAAACTCAAATAATGTAAATGGTGCACAAAGTATATCCTCATCTTATTCACATAGCAAACCTTACCTGAGCTAAAACTCTTTGTCTGGCCAAGAGTTACTGTACAACTGCCATAGTCTTTGCCAAAGCTGACTTTTATATGACGAACTTCTAGGAATGCCCGGTTGTCATGCCTAACCCCTCGAGATATTGCTGATATGACAGACTCCCGTTCGCAAGTACTCAAAgggatttccttcattttacctaaaagtagaaaaaatgtataatgcaCACCACTGAACCGTAAATTTAAATTGTTTACATACACAAAATTGCAGGTACGTACATACCGCAGCAAGGCCCCAtaagaaaatcatttttattaaataactCCACTAATAAGCCAGTATACTCAAGTAGCACAGCATAATCTGGAGTGTCTATATGTACTTAGTTCATAATGTCACTTGAAAACCTTCAATAAACCTAAcagtaatgcaaaaaaaaacacttcaacaaACCTAACTGTAATGCCCAGAGTATTAGTAATTTATGCATTAGCACTGCATCCTGACAACTTCTGGTGTTCACTCTGCAATATTGTTTTATAACCTGGATTTAGTGTGTTTATAGCACGAATAAGCATGGATCTTCATTTCATGCGCAGTAAAACCATATACTACACGTTATATCTGGTGAAGAGTATTATCCATGAACCTGATGAAGACTCAGTATATTTTGGTGGTGTTGTTGTAAACTTCCCAGGGGTACAGATTAGTGTGCACactgtttttattgtgttttaccAAAACCATGTGGCTCACCTTATCCAGACATCATGATGACCAGTGGGGTAGATGCATTAGATACTTTAGTACAGATCTTCAACCCAGAAACAGACCCAGCCAATTGTGGGATACGATGGAAAATGTAGCTAATTAGATGCGAGATATTGATGACTGCCAAAAAAGGTTATCAAGACAAGGAAAAATGCTGTTAgttattcatcagagctggtcCCAAAGTTACGGacacttaagaaaattaaaaattataatgacTTAAAAGGTTAAGCATAAGTTAACAGGCTACTAACAACCTGATGGTAGACCCAGCAGTTGCAGAGAAACACAACAGAAAATTGGGAATAGTGTTGACCCATAAATTATACATTTAAAGACTTTGAGAAAAGACTGATTTTACTGATCTGAGTAAAGAAATCAGAAAATAATTTCTGCAGTATAAAAAATAATGGACAGTTGCAGAAAGCAATTTTGAACCACAGGTTTTAACCCAGTAAGTATCCATCTTTGAGGCGTGTTttgtacaagcccattggggattctcgtaaaaacttaaacaaaagacagtaaataC
The DNA window shown above is from Macrobrachium nipponense isolate FS-2020 chromosome 30, ASM1510439v2, whole genome shotgun sequence and carries:
- the LOC135202456 gene encoding LOW QUALITY PROTEIN: uncharacterized protein LOC135202456 (The sequence of the model RefSeq protein was modified relative to this genomic sequence to represent the inferred CDS: deleted 1 base in 1 codon) — protein: MKEIPLSTCERESVISAISRGVRHDNRAFLEVRHIKVSFGKDYGSCTVTLGQTRVLAQVTCEVVEPRPSRPNEGKISIAVHLSPMAAPHFEAGRGIDLVDELQQVLDRNIKESRCLDVESLCIMAEESVWQFRVDVTVLNHAGNLGDACNIAAVAALRHFNRPDVSVEEDGRVTVHTLEEREPIPTYMKKVPVCLTYAFFVIDGRTHMLLDPSEKEERVMSGKLVVGLNPHGEITSLVFPGRVLLDRKDIMMCIKNAFQIAKGFAEMVQRLVDEDLEKRKALVKADGYTKNLSSDITYSRHLAKEKIRTENRFKFEVPNESDEEVSSSVGGPDEEIKMEEEDRDEDENEDANESGGDSDILSRIQSIRQFTLGESSTSKPMETDSGSEEEDVKDKLTGDDLL